A segment of the Sulfurovum indicum genome:
GTATAGACCGTCTGCACATCATCATCCTCTTCAAGCTTGTCAATGAGCGCCTCTATCTCTTCGAGTTGTTCATCATTGAGCTCTATCGGGGTATTGGCAATGTACTCCAGTGTTGATTTCTTGGGTTCGATGCCTCTCTCTTCGAATGCTTTGCTCAGTTCACCGAATGAGGTGAAGTCACCGTAGATCCTCAGGATCGCTTTGTCCTCACCGTTCTCCTGCGGTTCAACATCCTCTTCTACCTCCTCAAGACCATAGTCGATCAGTTCAAGTTCCAGCTCTTCCACATCCATATCTTCTGTTTTGTCGATCACAAAAACCGCTTTGCGTGTGAACATGAAGTTGAGAGAGCCTGAAGTGAGCATCTCTGCCTTGTTACGGTTGAGGATCGCTTTGACATTGGCGACCGTTCTGGTATTGTTGTCGGTTGCGCACTCTACGATCATCTGTACTCCGTAAGGTGCCTTGACATCATATGTGATCTCTTTGATGTCCGCCGCATCCTTGCTGAAAGCCCTTTTGATGGCTGCCTCGATGTTGTCTTTGGGCATGTTCTGCGCTTTGGCATTCAGGATCGCAGTACGGAGCTTGGAGTTCATCTCCGGATCAGGGCTCCCGCCCTCTTTGGCTGCCATTGTGATCACCTTTCCCAGTTTTGGGAACAGACGGGACATAGTCCCCCATCGTTTCATTTTTGCTGCTTTTCGGTATTCGAATGCTCTACCCATAAGTTATCCTTGGTTGGTTTTATTGTGCGTATTATACTCCGAAATCAATTAATAATGCATAGTAAATGATGAATCATCTCGGTATGCTTTTTGACAAAAGATTTTGTTTATGGGCACCTCTAATAACCCCATACGCCCATAATGGGTTTTGCAGATGTGAGATTTTGCAAGAGGCTTTCAAGTCCTAGCCAAAGCTAAGAGGATGGAAGCATCTTGTGAAAGATCGCGTCTGCAAAGCCCACCCTTTGGGCAATGCCGGCTTTGCCCTATGCGGCGTTACACTTTTTCGACTTAGCTACGGCTAGGTCTGTAAAGTGTGCCTTGCCTAGAACAAAGCCGGCAATGTTATGAGCATATGGGGTTATTAGAGGTGCCCTTATGTAAAGCGCAGGATGCCTCTTGTGAGTACAATTTTCTTCTGTTAAAGCGTAGGGGTGCCCCTTGTGGGTACCCTTCCCGTCCGGGTAACAACAAGGGATCGCCCCTGCATTTTCTACCTGCAGGAACTTTTAAGAAAGAGAAGATAGTATCATCACATGAAACTGAAAGAACTGAAACTGACCAATCCCTATCTCGATCTGCCAGCCGAATGTCATGACCGGGTAAAGCCTGCACCGCTGAACGCGCCATTTCTTATTCATGCCAATGAGGCTGTAGCCAAACTGCTCGATATCGATAAAGATGAGCTCTACACCGATGATTTTACAGCATTCGTCAATGGCGAGTACCATCCGGAGGGGAGTGATACCTTTGCCATGTGTTATGCCGGACACCAGTTCGGGCATTTTGTACCGCGCCTGGGGGATGGCCGTGCCATCAATATCGGAACACTGAAGGGCTGGCATCTTCAGCTGAAGGGTGCAGGGCCGACGAAGTACTCCCGTTCGGGTGACGGACGTGCCGTAGTGCGTTCCTCCATCCGCGAGTACCTCATGAGCGAAGCGATGCACGGACTGGGTATCGAAACGACAAGAGCGCTTGCCGTGATCGGTTCGGAGCATTCGGTATACAGAGAAGAGTGGGAAAAAGGTGCCATCGTACTGCGTGTCAGTCCCAGCTGGGTACGTTTTGGTACATTCGAGTATTTTGCCCACAAGAAGAAGTTCAAAGAGCTTGAGGCGCTGGTGGAGTATACTATTGCCGAGAGTTACCCGCATTTGCAAGAGAAAGCTGACAGATACATTCTCTTCTTTGCCGAAGTGGTAGAGAGGACTGCAAAGCTTTTGGCACAGTGGCAGTCGGTCGGTTTCAACCACGGGGTAATGAACACCGACAATATGTCCATTGCCGGACTCACCATTGACTATGGTCCCTATGCTTTTCTCGATGATTATGATTTCGGATATATCTGTAACCATACCGATACCTATGGACGCTACAGTTTCGGTTCACAGCCCGATGTTGCCGAGTGGAACCTCCGTGCCCTGATGGCTGCACTCTCTCCGATGATCCCTATGGAGAAGATGGAAGAGGTCATAGCCGGTTACGGCAGACTCTATAGTGAACATTATCTCCGTCTGATGGGAAGAAAACTGGGCCTGGACAGACAGGAAGAGAACGACCTTGAGCTGGTCCGGCATCTGCTGGGTACGCTTCAGGGACTGCATATCGACTATACGCTTTTCTTCAGAACCCTAAGCCGCTATAACGGAGAGAGAAAAAGCGTGTTGGAGCTGGGACTCTACCATACACCGATGAATGACTGGCTCGACCTGTATGATGAGAGGCTCAAGAGCAATACCTCTTCACAGGTGGAGAGAGAGCGCCAAATGCTC
Coding sequences within it:
- a CDS encoding YebC/PmpR family DNA-binding transcriptional regulator codes for the protein MGRAFEYRKAAKMKRWGTMSRLFPKLGKVITMAAKEGGSPDPEMNSKLRTAILNAKAQNMPKDNIEAAIKRAFSKDAADIKEITYDVKAPYGVQMIVECATDNNTRTVANVKAILNRNKAEMLTSGSLNFMFTRKAVFVIDKTEDMDVEELELELIDYGLEEVEEDVEPQENGEDKAILRIYGDFTSFGELSKAFEERGIEPKKSTLEYIANTPIELNDEQLEEIEALIDKLEEDDDVQTVYTNIN
- a CDS encoding protein adenylyltransferase SelO yields the protein MKLKELKLTNPYLDLPAECHDRVKPAPLNAPFLIHANEAVAKLLDIDKDELYTDDFTAFVNGEYHPEGSDTFAMCYAGHQFGHFVPRLGDGRAINIGTLKGWHLQLKGAGPTKYSRSGDGRAVVRSSIREYLMSEAMHGLGIETTRALAVIGSEHSVYREEWEKGAIVLRVSPSWVRFGTFEYFAHKKKFKELEALVEYTIAESYPHLQEKADRYILFFAEVVERTAKLLAQWQSVGFNHGVMNTDNMSIAGLTIDYGPYAFLDDYDFGYICNHTDTYGRYSFGSQPDVAEWNLRALMAALSPMIPMEKMEEVIAGYGRLYSEHYLRLMGRKLGLDRQEENDLELVRHLLGTLQGLHIDYTLFFRTLSRYNGERKSVLELGLYHTPMNDWLDLYDERLKSNTSSQVERERQMLRTNPKYVLKNYMLQEAIDAAKEGSFSLVDALFKIAQEPFAEHPEFERWAGATPEQFKNNKLSCSS